In Planktothrix tepida PCC 9214, a genomic segment contains:
- a CDS encoding CHASE2 domain-containing protein, with translation MNAIVSPFYLKVQRVEQVCLFQLSWGEGQNLGVTLPYPERLTQLYQEWQYIYLSFYQKALRGRVEATGKLTQSQTDWHAKLVQAEAKLLYEFHRWLRHEELYEIRATLAKATSKQNLETLPRGVGLDIDVFLTTDPIDVARLPWEAWEIGTEFAATGKIRIVRQPINIRQVTTTPEHRPTRNKVRVLVILGDETGLNFQADKEAVRALAPIAEIQFVGWQPQQTVMEVKLAVVKAIQDQKGWDILLFAGHSNETELTGGELGIAPSVSLSLSELIQPLTVAKQRGLQFALFNSCNGLSLANTLIDLGLNQVAIMREPIHNQVAQEFLLRFIRSLTEYYDVHDALLSACQFLKLEKHLTYPSAYLIPSLFRHPKAPPFKLQAFSWKQRLKRWFPTKKELLALTTLCVIAWQTPIQNFLLERRILIQAIYRNLTHQIPTQSSPPILLILIDEKSILKAKISNPRPMDRSYLAEIINHLIKLNMQVIGIDYLLDRHQPQNDPILSQSLQNAVQNHQTWLIFGTSKNPTGGWFETLPELASPNWSLQGDLRILGYPPLYTTLLPLPDSRQQPLPFAYLLALAYQLNFQERESTPAPQLDSSVDWLSHLKAYLIDNTGTDYQRLFSSKARLQPITNWAYLLKQWWFHPLIDFSIPPKQVYQSLPAWQLFESPESTLKLSTPFVVLIAPGGYGEAGIATEGQDNFPLPMALNYWYSQETPRNYRQVLPGGEVHAYMTHHFIQQRFVIPIPDLLLILIAALFGKGATLSLATVRPQKIKYILVFVGLTGIYGLVSVQVYITGELLLPWVLPALMFWMYIFLTFVERKFYG, from the coding sequence ATGAATGCCATTGTTTCCCCTTTTTATCTCAAAGTTCAACGAGTTGAGCAGGTTTGCTTATTTCAATTATCTTGGGGGGAAGGGCAAAATTTGGGAGTCACGCTTCCCTATCCTGAACGATTAACTCAACTGTATCAAGAGTGGCAATATATTTATTTGAGTTTTTATCAGAAAGCACTGCGAGGTCGAGTGGAAGCGACCGGAAAACTTACCCAAAGCCAAACAGATTGGCACGCTAAATTAGTTCAAGCAGAAGCAAAATTATTATATGAATTTCATCGCTGGTTAAGACATGAAGAATTATATGAAATTCGAGCAACTCTGGCTAAAGCGACATCAAAGCAGAATTTAGAAACTTTACCGCGTGGCGTTGGATTAGATATTGATGTGTTTCTCACCACTGACCCGATAGATGTGGCTCGACTTCCTTGGGAAGCGTGGGAAATTGGTACAGAATTTGCGGCGACTGGAAAAATTAGAATTGTTCGTCAACCAATTAATATTCGTCAGGTTACAACGACTCCCGAACATCGACCAACCCGCAATAAAGTTAGGGTATTAGTGATTTTAGGAGATGAAACGGGGTTAAATTTTCAAGCTGATAAAGAAGCGGTGCGAGCGCTCGCTCCAATTGCAGAAATTCAGTTTGTCGGTTGGCAACCTCAACAAACTGTAATGGAGGTTAAACTTGCAGTCGTTAAAGCTATTCAAGATCAAAAAGGTTGGGATATTTTACTATTTGCTGGTCATAGTAATGAAACGGAATTAACCGGAGGAGAATTAGGGATTGCGCCCTCAGTTTCGTTGTCCTTATCCGAACTGATTCAACCCTTAACTGTTGCAAAACAACGAGGCTTACAATTTGCCTTATTTAATTCTTGTAATGGTTTAAGTTTAGCGAATACCTTGATTGATTTAGGATTAAATCAAGTGGCGATTATGCGAGAACCTATCCATAATCAAGTGGCTCAAGAATTTTTATTACGGTTTATTCGGAGCTTAACGGAATATTATGATGTCCATGATGCCTTATTATCCGCTTGTCAATTCCTCAAATTAGAAAAACATTTAACTTATCCCAGTGCCTATTTAATTCCTTCCTTATTCCGCCATCCCAAAGCTCCTCCGTTTAAATTACAAGCCTTCAGTTGGAAACAACGATTAAAACGATGGTTCCCCACAAAAAAAGAACTCCTTGCCCTAACAACCTTATGCGTTATCGCTTGGCAAACGCCTATTCAAAATTTTTTATTAGAACGACGAATTTTGATTCAAGCAATTTATCGAAATTTAACTCATCAAATTCCAACTCAATCCTCTCCCCCAATTCTACTAATTTTAATTGATGAAAAATCTATTCTAAAAGCTAAAATTTCTAATCCAAGACCGATGGATCGAAGTTATTTAGCTGAGATTATTAATCATTTAATTAAACTCAATATGCAAGTAATTGGCATTGATTATTTATTAGATCGTCATCAACCTCAAAACGATCCCATCTTATCCCAATCTTTACAAAATGCAGTTCAAAATCATCAAACTTGGTTAATATTTGGAACGAGTAAAAATCCCACCGGAGGATGGTTTGAAACCTTACCCGAATTAGCGAGTCCTAATTGGAGCTTACAAGGCGATTTAAGAATATTAGGTTATCCTCCCCTCTATACCACCTTACTGCCTCTTCCTGACTCTCGACAACAACCTTTACCCTTCGCTTATTTATTGGCTTTAGCGTATCAATTAAACTTTCAAGAACGAGAATCTACCCCTGCCCCTCAACTGGACTCATCCGTTGATTGGCTATCCCATTTAAAAGCCTATTTAATTGATAATACCGGAACAGATTATCAAAGGTTATTTTCATCAAAAGCACGTTTACAACCGATCACAAATTGGGCATATTTATTAAAGCAATGGTGGTTTCATCCCCTGATTGATTTTTCAATTCCCCCAAAACAAGTTTATCAAAGTCTTCCCGCTTGGCAATTATTTGAGTCTCCAGAGTCTACCTTGAAACTTTCTACTCCCTTTGTCGTTCTAATTGCACCAGGGGGATATGGTGAAGCCGGAATTGCAACAGAAGGTCAAGATAATTTTCCTTTACCTATGGCATTAAATTATTGGTATTCTCAGGAAACACCACGCAATTATCGCCAAGTCTTACCGGGAGGTGAAGTTCATGCTTACATGACTCATCACTTTATTCAGCAACGATTTGTGATTCCCATTCCTGACCTTTTGCTGATTTTAATTGCCGCTTTATTCGGAAAAGGAGCGACCTTATCCTTAGCAACAGTTCGTCCTCAAAAAATAAAGTATATCCTGGTGTTTGTGGGATTAACAGGAATATATGGATTAGTGAGTGTACAGGTTTATATTACAGGCGAACTTTTGCTTCCTTGGGTGTTACCAGCCTTGATGTTTTGGATGTATATTTTTCTGACATTTGTGGAAAGGAAATTTTATGGCTAA
- a CDS encoding response regulator, whose amino-acid sequence MAGRKILVIDDSKVIRVRVREMLPPGNFEVLEAKDGKEGLEFVQREHPNLIMLDFLLPKLSGWDVFRQIQADETLRRIPLVLMSGRKEEVTEKISEPFQYFEFIEKPFEKKQLLDAIKSAFQKANLPRQPLPKSGPETSPVPDSVPTPASAASGDAADMAAMKAEMAKMKAEIEALKKQVLQIKTFIQKKLK is encoded by the coding sequence GTGGCAGGCCGGAAAATACTGGTAATTGACGATAGCAAAGTCATTCGGGTGCGAGTTCGAGAAATGTTACCCCCTGGTAACTTTGAGGTATTAGAAGCCAAAGATGGCAAAGAAGGTCTCGAATTTGTTCAGAGAGAACATCCTAATTTGATTATGTTGGATTTCCTCCTGCCTAAGTTAAGTGGCTGGGATGTTTTTAGGCAGATTCAAGCCGATGAAACCTTACGGCGAATTCCGCTTGTGCTGATGTCAGGGCGGAAGGAAGAAGTAACTGAAAAAATTTCAGAACCGTTTCAATATTTTGAGTTTATTGAAAAGCCGTTTGAAAAGAAACAACTGCTTGATGCCATTAAATCCGCGTTTCAGAAAGCGAATTTACCCCGTCAACCGTTACCTAAGTCTGGGCCTGAGACTTCTCCCGTTCCTGACTCTGTTCCTACACCTGCTTCTGCTGCAAGTGGAGACGCAGCAGACATGGCAGCGATGAAGGCGGAAATGGCGAAGATGAAGGCAGAAATAGAGGCTCTGAAAAAACAAGTGTTACAAATCAAAACCTTTATTCAGAAGAAACTGAAATAG
- the psaX gene encoding photosystem I protein PsaX, protein MTSKTQKSGGPYTFRVFWALLLLGINFLVAAYYFGIIV, encoded by the coding sequence ATGACTAGCAAAACTCAAAAATCCGGTGGCCCTTATACCTTTCGTGTGTTTTGGGCACTGCTTCTGTTAGGGATTAACTTTTTAGTTGCCGCTTACTATTTCGGCATCATTGTATAG
- the hpnH gene encoding adenosyl-hopene transferase HpnH has product MAIQIEQAIAVGKYLFMQRLMGRKKFPLVLMLEPLFRCNLACSGCGKIQHPKEILKQNLTPEDCFKAVEECGAPVVSIPGGEPLLHPQIDEIVAGLVARKKFIYLCTNGILLEKSLDKFKPSPYLTFSVHLDGLKEHHDQCVDREGVFDIAVQAIKTAKSKGFRVTTNTTVFEGTNPQEMQKFFDFLETLGVDGMMISPGYSYEWAPDQDHFLKREQTKALFREILSPYKLGKKKWNFNHNPLFLDFLIGEEDYDCTPWGSPSYSVLGWQKPCYLLNEGYYSSYQELLEKTDWTKYGKSSGNPKCADCMVHCGYEPTAAIEAMKLENMGRSIGALF; this is encoded by the coding sequence ATGGCTATTCAAATTGAACAAGCGATCGCCGTTGGTAAATATTTATTCATGCAACGGTTAATGGGGCGGAAAAAATTTCCCCTGGTGTTAATGTTAGAACCGTTATTTCGGTGTAATTTAGCTTGTTCTGGGTGCGGAAAGATTCAACATCCGAAAGAAATTCTCAAGCAAAATTTAACGCCGGAAGATTGTTTTAAAGCCGTTGAAGAATGTGGTGCTCCTGTGGTCTCTATCCCTGGGGGTGAACCTTTATTACATCCGCAAATTGATGAAATTGTAGCTGGGTTAGTCGCCCGCAAAAAATTTATTTATTTGTGTACCAATGGAATTTTATTGGAAAAAAGTTTAGATAAATTTAAACCCTCTCCCTATTTAACCTTTAGTGTGCATTTAGATGGATTAAAAGAACATCATGATCAATGTGTAGACCGAGAAGGCGTGTTTGATATTGCAGTTCAAGCGATTAAAACCGCAAAATCAAAAGGATTTAGAGTCACAACCAATACAACGGTATTTGAAGGAACTAACCCCCAGGAAATGCAGAAATTCTTTGATTTTCTGGAAACTTTGGGTGTGGATGGAATGATGATTTCTCCCGGTTATAGTTATGAATGGGCACCGGATCAAGACCATTTCCTCAAACGAGAACAAACCAAAGCCTTATTTCGTGAAATTTTATCTCCCTATAAATTAGGGAAAAAGAAATGGAATTTTAATCATAATCCCTTATTCCTCGATTTTCTGATCGGAGAAGAAGATTATGATTGTACCCCTTGGGGAAGCCCAAGTTACAGTGTTTTAGGATGGCAAAAACCCTGTTATTTATTAAATGAAGGGTATTATTCCAGTTATCAAGAATTATTGGAAAAAACCGACTGGACAAAATACGGAAAATCGAGTGGAAATCCCAAATGTGCAGATTGTATGGTTCACTGTGGTTATGAACCAACCGCAGCAATAGAAGCGATGAAACTGGAAAATATGGGGCGTTCTATTGGGGCTTTATTTTAA
- a CDS encoding ATP adenylyltransferase family protein encodes MTTETAATSVLPTGTLWQRIITQTEYALNCGALQSIATDYDFIEEGDIRFLVRILANLARKEQAKKQQKKIEKSGKEFNPFLPYEKDLFVADLSKTHLCLLNKFNVVEHHLLIVTREFEEQETWLTQADFAAMWMGLAEIDGLMFYNGGKLAGASQRHKHLQLVPFPLVPDGLNLPIEPAITSVQFKNSIGIILEFPFVHAIASFNPNWIHTPSEASIFTLELYFALLSAVGLSVDDHPFQSGAYNLLATRNWMMIVPRSQEEFEGISINSLGFAGGLLVRNSQQLQWLKSYHPLTVLKQVGISR; translated from the coding sequence ATGACAACAGAGACAGCAGCAACCTCAGTCTTGCCAACAGGTACATTATGGCAACGGATTATTACTCAAACTGAATATGCTCTCAACTGTGGTGCTCTTCAATCAATTGCAACAGATTATGATTTTATTGAAGAGGGGGATATTCGCTTTTTAGTCAGAATTTTAGCTAACTTAGCGCGTAAGGAACAAGCGAAGAAACAGCAAAAAAAAATAGAGAAATCCGGGAAAGAGTTTAACCCTTTTCTTCCTTATGAAAAAGATTTATTTGTTGCTGATTTATCGAAAACTCATTTATGTTTACTGAATAAATTTAATGTAGTTGAGCATCATTTATTAATTGTAACCCGCGAATTTGAAGAACAAGAAACCTGGCTGACTCAAGCCGATTTTGCAGCTATGTGGATGGGTTTAGCAGAAATTGATGGATTAATGTTTTATAATGGGGGTAAATTAGCGGGAGCAAGTCAACGGCATAAACATTTACAATTAGTTCCTTTCCCCTTAGTTCCCGATGGCTTAAATCTTCCCATTGAACCCGCGATCACTTCTGTACAATTTAAAAATTCTATTGGCATCATTCTCGAATTTCCATTTGTTCATGCGATCGCCTCTTTTAATCCCAATTGGATTCATACCCCATCAGAAGCCTCAATTTTTACCCTAGAATTGTATTTTGCATTATTATCAGCCGTGGGTTTATCCGTTGACGATCATCCCTTTCAATCAGGAGCTTATAATTTATTAGCCACCCGAAATTGGATGATGATTGTTCCTCGATCTCAAGAAGAGTTTGAGGGTATTTCAATTAATTCTTTAGGGTTTGCGGGAGGATTATTAGTCAGAAATTCCCAACAACTACAATGGCTGAAATCCTATCACCCCCTAACAGTTTTAAAACAAGTCGGAATTTCCCGTTAA
- a CDS encoding DUF4347 domain-containing protein, with protein sequence MFRLPDSNLNSRLAFFPVGSAETTSSEIAFFAADVPNLPILLNGLMPGVEAIILEANGTELQQIADILKTKQYRAVHIFSHGKAGEMGLGKTTLTQDNIYNDASIIREWKQGLTPRSEILLYGSNIAKSSNVLITILSELTEANITVSNNFNTNSSLEGDLGLKVHTESIKPPLAIQLFAFQSPLLPLSIA encoded by the coding sequence ATGTTCAGATTACCAGACTCTAACCTTAACTCCCGTTTAGCCTTTTTCCCGGTCGGATCTGCTGAAACAACATCCTCAGAGATTGCTTTTTTTGCTGCCGATGTTCCCAATTTACCTATCCTCCTCAATGGTTTAATGCCGGGGGTTGAAGCGATTATTCTTGAGGCAAATGGCACAGAATTGCAACAAATCGCTGATATCCTGAAAACAAAGCAATATCGCGCAGTCCATATTTTTTCTCACGGTAAAGCGGGAGAAATGGGATTAGGGAAAACAACCCTCACCCAAGATAACATCTATAATGATGCCTCAATTATTCGAGAATGGAAACAAGGTCTAACTCCCCGGTCTGAGATTTTATTGTATGGATCTAATATTGCCAAGTCTTCTAATGTTTTGATTACGATACTATCGGAACTTACAGAAGCTAATATTACCGTCTCAAACAATTTTAATACAAATTCGTCTTTAGAGGGAGATTTGGGCTTAAAAGTCCATACTGAAAGCATCAAACCCCCCCTGGCAATCCAACTGTTTGCGTTTCAATCCCCCCTTTTACCATTATCAATTGCCTAA
- a CDS encoding DUF928 domain-containing protein, which produces MGFSVISPALSEPTFHPSEFKKISPAWEELYQLANQDSSTTNHEPPVYSPGGSRGNEICTIVPLTQPNNNQVDSEIWSDKPTFIWRGDIKYVELHSDDNETLIWSQNISDSKQSISYTGEPLQPGETYQLSLYDISNPDISDFPRDSLTFKVIETHQHQKIQQDLEQLETQLHQQKATAEAITLARIQYFVEHQLWSDALMESSSLQIQDPSLDELLKTKVSRSCG; this is translated from the coding sequence ATGGGATTTTCGGTTATCTCTCCCGCCTTGAGTGAACCCACGTTTCATCCTTCAGAATTTAAAAAGATTTCCCCTGCTTGGGAAGAATTGTATCAGCTTGCTAATCAGGATTCTTCAACGACTAATCATGAACCGCCTGTCTATTCTCCTGGGGGTTCACGGGGAAATGAAATTTGTACAATTGTTCCTCTAACCCAACCTAATAATAATCAGGTTGATAGTGAAATTTGGAGTGACAAACCTACCTTTATTTGGCGAGGGGATATTAAATATGTAGAACTGCATTCTGATGACAATGAGACTTTAATTTGGAGTCAAAATATTTCGGATTCTAAGCAAAGTATTTCCTATACGGGAGAACCACTTCAACCCGGAGAAACCTATCAATTATCACTTTATGATATCTCTAATCCTGATATCAGTGATTTTCCCCGTGACTCTTTAACTTTTAAAGTCATAGAAACCCATCAACACCAGAAAATTCAGCAGGATTTAGAACAATTAGAAACGCAACTGCATCAACAAAAAGCAACCGCAGAAGCAATTACTTTAGCTCGGATTCAATATTTTGTGGAACATCAGTTATGGTCAGATGCTCTGATGGAATCTTCCTCACTTCAGATTCAAGACCCCAGTTTAGATGAGTTATTAAAAACTAAAGTGTCCCGTTCTTGTGGGTAA
- a CDS encoding metal ABC transporter permease codes for MITELIKLFQFEFMRNALIAGLLVSIACGMMGTFIVVNRIVFISGGIAHAAYGGIGMGYFFQFNPVFGAIAFSVFSALGMGLVYRKTQQRADTIIGVMWAIGMAIGIILIDLTPGYKVDLMSYLFGSILTVPQSDLILMLGLDILIGVMVILFYKELVAISFDPVFAETRNVPVDQLYLMLIVAIALTVVMVMKVVGLILVIALLTIPAAISGQFVKDLKQMMVLSSSLGMIFTTLGLGISYFFNLTSGATIILVAGFAYLLTLSFKTFIKQVVEV; via the coding sequence ATGATAACAGAATTAATTAAATTATTTCAATTTGAATTTATGCGAAATGCCTTAATAGCCGGACTCTTAGTGAGTATCGCTTGTGGCATGATGGGAACATTTATTGTTGTCAATCGAATTGTATTTATCAGTGGCGGAATTGCTCACGCAGCATACGGGGGTATTGGCATGGGTTATTTTTTTCAATTTAATCCTGTTTTTGGAGCGATCGCATTTTCTGTTTTTTCTGCATTAGGAATGGGGTTAGTCTATCGAAAAACTCAACAAAGAGCCGATACCATTATTGGGGTGATGTGGGCGATTGGAATGGCAATTGGCATTATTTTAATTGATTTAACGCCCGGTTATAAAGTTGATTTGATGAGTTATTTATTTGGCAGTATTCTTACTGTTCCTCAATCCGATTTAATTCTAATGCTGGGATTAGATATTCTAATTGGAGTTATGGTCATCCTCTTTTATAAAGAGTTAGTTGCCATTTCCTTTGACCCTGTTTTTGCCGAAACTCGAAATGTACCCGTTGATCAACTGTATTTAATGTTAATTGTTGCCATTGCCTTAACCGTTGTCATGGTGATGAAAGTGGTCGGTTTAATTTTGGTGATTGCCCTGTTAACTATTCCGGCTGCGATTTCAGGACAATTTGTGAAGGATTTAAAACAAATGATGGTATTATCCAGTAGTTTAGGAATGATTTTCACCACCCTCGGTTTAGGAATTTCTTACTTTTTTAACTTAACATCGGGTGCAACCATTATTTTAGTCGCAGGTTTCGCTTATTTACTGACTTTAAGCTTCAAAACTTTCATTAAACAAGTTGTTGAGGTTTGA
- a CDS encoding bifunctional heptose 7-phosphate kinase/heptose 1-phosphate adenyltransferase — MILDASFLAELNASMDSLCERMDRFSQVKVLVVGDLTLDEFLTGQVERLSREAPVLILRHENTRQIPGGGANAVYNLAKLGASVKVAGFVGKDDQGIALCRIFEQAGIDIRGILIDPDRPTVTKTRISGHARQSVTQQIVRVDRKSDELPDLELQLKLAEYIRENIDTVDAVVCSDYGDGVLTQTIIEAALKAPLTIVDTQKDLHRFAGATLFTPNLPEAEKAVGYSIINSQTLQQAGQDLLTLTQAQAMLITRGEEGMSLFEKGQLLQIPAFNRTDVFDVTGAGDTVVAALTLGLCTGSSLWEASVLGNLAASLVVRQFGTATTTIEEMKEALRSLLNLE, encoded by the coding sequence ATGATATTGGATGCTTCATTTTTAGCAGAGTTAAATGCCTCGATGGATTCGTTATGTGAACGAATGGATCGATTTTCTCAGGTGAAGGTTCTGGTGGTGGGGGATTTAACGTTAGATGAATTTCTCACAGGTCAGGTAGAACGGTTATCGCGGGAAGCTCCGGTGTTAATTTTGCGTCATGAAAATACTCGCCAAATTCCTGGGGGAGGGGCAAATGCTGTTTACAATTTGGCAAAATTAGGAGCATCGGTAAAAGTTGCCGGGTTTGTGGGAAAAGATGATCAAGGCATCGCTTTGTGTCGAATTTTTGAGCAGGCAGGAATTGATATTAGGGGAATTTTAATTGATCCTGACCGTCCAACGGTAACAAAAACTCGCATTTCCGGTCATGCCCGTCAATCCGTTACGCAACAAATTGTTAGGGTAGATCGTAAATCTGATGAGTTACCCGATTTAGAATTACAGTTAAAATTAGCAGAATATATTCGGGAAAATATTGATACCGTTGATGCGGTGGTTTGTTCAGATTATGGGGATGGAGTTTTAACCCAAACGATCATTGAAGCGGCATTAAAAGCTCCTCTCACTATTGTAGATACTCAAAAAGATTTACATCGGTTTGCCGGGGCAACGTTATTTACTCCTAATCTTCCTGAAGCGGAAAAAGCCGTCGGATATTCTATTATAAATTCACAAACGTTACAACAAGCAGGACAAGATTTATTAACGTTAACTCAAGCCCAGGCGATGTTAATTACGCGGGGGGAAGAAGGCATGAGTTTATTTGAAAAAGGGCAACTTTTGCAGATTCCAGCCTTTAATCGCACCGATGTTTTTGATGTGACGGGTGCAGGGGATACGGTTGTTGCTGCATTAACGTTAGGTTTATGTACAGGTTCGTCCTTGTGGGAAGCTTCGGTTTTAGGAAATTTAGCCGCTAGTTTAGTCGTGCGTCAATTTGGTACGGCAACAACAACTATTGAGGAAATGAAAGAAGCTTTGCGATCGCTTTTAAACTTAGAATAA
- a CDS encoding DJ-1/PfpI family protein encodes MTQKNIAILMFNDVEILDFAGPYEVFSIASEINEDKPFNVYLVAETLNSLQSHNGLSINPDFTLLDSPVPDVIFIPGGIGTKAAMNQLQILAWIQSKGHYADLIVSVCTGALLLAKVGLLDGLVATTHHLALEQLRALAPQTTIVDNQRYVDNGKIITAAGISAGIDVSLYVIAKLLGDDKALKTAQYMEYDWKPKAKITPTPKISNSLGL; translated from the coding sequence ATGACTCAAAAAAATATTGCTATTTTAATGTTTAATGACGTTGAAATTCTGGATTTTGCTGGCCCCTATGAGGTATTTTCTATTGCCTCAGAAATTAACGAAGATAAACCCTTTAATGTTTATCTAGTGGCAGAAACCTTAAATTCTCTTCAATCCCATAATGGCTTAAGTATTAATCCTGATTTCACCTTATTAGATAGTCCCGTCCCTGATGTAATTTTTATACCGGGTGGAATTGGCACAAAGGCTGCGATGAATCAACTTCAAATTTTAGCTTGGATTCAATCTAAAGGACATTATGCTGATTTAATTGTATCGGTCTGTACGGGGGCTTTACTGTTAGCTAAAGTTGGTTTATTAGATGGGTTAGTTGCGACTACTCATCATCTAGCCTTAGAGCAATTAAGAGCGCTTGCTCCCCAGACTACTATTGTAGACAATCAACGATATGTTGATAATGGCAAAATTATCACAGCGGCCGGAATTTCGGCGGGAATTGATGTGTCTCTTTATGTTATTGCTAAACTTTTAGGGGATGACAAAGCTTTAAAAACGGCTCAATACATGGAATATGATTGGAAACCCAAAGCTAAAATCACCCCAACGCCTAAAATATCAAATTCTTTGGGGCTCTAA
- a CDS encoding DUF1822 family protein — MFTSFLDESEVLFEFEPLNPEALPLSSEQINQSLDYCRSILDDRKQWQTYLNSLAFFGFQNWLEQRSSELVFNLDHPSLEKPELAYFIEAVCNLAVNQFKICLVALGNSRTDTIILPRAIFELPEYRAHYYILIEVQEELETTSIYGFISYSDFQAHKTQIDLEPKADWTYSVPLSWFNTEPDQFLLFVRCLEVSAIPLPEIQNPAILLSQIREELISKLSQLQSSEPGSFHELWQILTWEQGKIIFSYPELLRWIYEVQNQAILSAQPISQFHKNPIAYLTDLFNLLTQPTLNLAGWFNQELDIISTALSWVFIPDFSPETALRDGTEISSLVKQLQENGVEISPQAKGAYRDLGLGGRSLRLYALTWPLEWEIEPEWTLLLILGLTTGTDLPVGVKLRVSDATGILVEQDSNREDQCSYLFTRVVGTCQEKFVVTVSLREDITETLPPFEFSFN, encoded by the coding sequence ATGTTTACTTCTTTCCTAGATGAATCAGAGGTTTTGTTTGAGTTTGAACCGCTTAACCCTGAAGCCTTACCCTTATCTTCTGAACAAATTAATCAATCCTTAGATTATTGTCGTTCTATTCTCGATGATCGAAAACAATGGCAAACCTATCTCAATTCTCTAGCCTTCTTTGGGTTTCAAAATTGGTTAGAACAGCGTTCATCAGAACTTGTCTTCAATTTAGATCATCCTTCTTTAGAAAAACCTGAATTAGCTTATTTTATTGAAGCCGTTTGTAACTTAGCCGTCAATCAATTTAAAATCTGCTTAGTCGCCTTGGGAAATTCTAGGACGGATACTATTATTTTACCTAGGGCTATATTTGAATTACCGGAATATAGGGCTCATTATTATATTTTAATTGAGGTTCAAGAAGAATTAGAAACAACTTCAATTTATGGGTTTATTTCCTATTCAGATTTTCAAGCCCATAAAACACAGATTGATTTAGAACCCAAAGCAGATTGGACATATTCTGTCCCCTTATCTTGGTTTAACACAGAACCCGATCAATTTTTATTATTTGTACGCTGTTTAGAAGTTTCTGCAATTCCTTTACCGGAAATTCAGAATCCTGCAATACTATTATCTCAAATTCGAGAAGAATTAATTAGCAAACTTTCTCAACTGCAATCCTCAGAACCTGGTAGTTTTCATGAATTGTGGCAAATTTTAACTTGGGAACAGGGAAAGATTATTTTCAGTTATCCTGAATTACTGCGATGGATTTATGAAGTACAAAACCAAGCCATTTTATCGGCACAACCGATTTCTCAATTCCATAAAAATCCTATTGCTTATTTAACAGATTTATTCAATTTATTAACACAACCGACGCTAAATTTAGCGGGATGGTTTAACCAGGAATTAGACATAATATCAACAGCTTTATCCTGGGTTTTTATTCCAGATTTTTCTCCAGAAACCGCCTTGCGTGACGGAACTGAAATTTCCAGTTTAGTCAAACAACTCCAAGAAAATGGGGTCGAAATTTCTCCCCAAGCCAAAGGTGCTTATCGAGATTTAGGTTTAGGAGGACGTTCTCTGCGGTTATATGCTTTAACTTGGCCGTTAGAATGGGAAATTGAACCCGAATGGACGCTATTATTAATATTAGGTTTAACTACAGGAACGGATTTACCAGTGGGTGTGAAATTACGAGTCAGTGACGCCACCGGAATTTTAGTTGAACAAGATTCAAATCGCGAAGATCAGTGTTCTTATTTATTTACTCGTGTGGTCGGAACCTGTCAAGAAAAATTTGTGGTGACGGTGAGTTTAAGGGAAGATATAACAGAAACATTACCGCCTTTTGAATTTAGTTTCAATTAA